The following proteins are co-located in the Pseudomonas sp. ATCC 13867 genome:
- the folM gene encoding dihydromonapterin reductase, with product MGNTPAPILITGASQRIGLHCAKRLLQDGQPVIVTYRQDKPGVDELRQLGATCLHAELADEAGILAFIDTLKSRTDHLRAIVHNASAWISEEPGLEADAFGELFRLHMLAPYLINLRCAELLERDAVERGAPADIIHLSDDVARKGSANRIAYCASKAGLDNLTLSFAARFAPRIKVNGIAPALILFNEGDDADYRVRTLAKSALGIEPGAEVIYQSVRYLLDSPYVTGTTLTVNGGRHLK from the coding sequence GCGCGAAACGCCTGCTGCAGGACGGCCAGCCGGTGATCGTGACCTATCGCCAGGACAAGCCCGGCGTCGATGAGCTGCGCCAGTTGGGCGCCACCTGCCTGCACGCGGAGCTGGCCGACGAAGCCGGCATCCTCGCCTTCATCGACACGCTGAAATCCCGCACCGACCACCTGCGCGCGATCGTCCACAACGCCTCGGCCTGGATCAGCGAAGAGCCCGGCCTTGAGGCGGACGCCTTCGGCGAACTGTTCCGCCTGCACATGCTCGCGCCCTACCTGATCAACCTGCGTTGCGCCGAACTGCTCGAACGCGACGCCGTCGAACGTGGCGCCCCGGCGGACATCATCCACCTCTCCGACGACGTCGCCCGCAAGGGCAGCGCCAATCGCATCGCCTACTGCGCCAGCAAGGCCGGCCTGGACAACCTCACCCTGTCCTTCGCCGCGCGCTTCGCGCCGCGCATCAAGGTCAACGGCATCGCGCCGGCCCTGATCCTGTTCAACGAAGGCGACGACGCGGACTACCGAGTGCGCACCCTGGCGAAATCCGCCCTGGGCATCGAACCGGGCGCGGAGGTGATCTACCAGAGCGTGCGCTACCTGCTCGACAGCCCCTACGTGACCGGCACCACCCTGACCGTCAACGGCGGCCGGCACCTCAAATGA
- the folE gene encoding GTP cyclohydrolase I FolE has protein sequence MIEDMSRHYREILKGLGEDPGREGLLDTPKRAAKAMQYLCHGYEQTLGEIVNGALFASDNDEVVIVKDIELYSLCEHHLLPFIGKAHVAYIPTGKVLGLSKVARIVDMFARRLQIQESLTRQIAEAIEQVTSAAGVAVVIEAQHMCMMMRGVEKQNSVMNTSVMLGAFRESNTTRQEFLQLIGRSK, from the coding sequence ATGATCGAAGACATGTCTCGCCACTACCGTGAGATTCTCAAAGGGCTCGGCGAAGACCCCGGCCGCGAGGGCCTGCTCGACACACCCAAGCGCGCCGCCAAGGCCATGCAGTACCTTTGCCACGGTTACGAGCAGACGCTGGGAGAGATCGTCAACGGCGCGCTGTTCGCCTCGGACAACGACGAGGTGGTGATCGTCAAGGACATCGAGCTCTACTCGCTGTGCGAACACCACCTGCTGCCCTTCATCGGCAAGGCCCATGTGGCGTACATTCCCACCGGCAAGGTGCTGGGCCTGTCGAAAGTGGCGCGCATCGTCGACATGTTCGCGCGCCGCCTGCAGATCCAGGAAAGCCTGACCCGGCAGATCGCCGAGGCCATCGAGCAGGTCACCAGCGCCGCCGGCGTGGCGGTGGTGATCGAAGCGCAGCACATGTGCATGATGATGCGCGGCGTGGAGAAACAGAACTCGGTGATGAACACTTCGGTGATGCTCGGCGCCTTCCGCGAGTCCAACACCACCCGCCAGGAATTTCTGCAACTGATCGGACGGAGCAAGTGA
- the folX gene encoding dihydroneopterin triphosphate 2'-epimerase, giving the protein MTRLEPGMARIRVKDLRVRTYIGIKEDEILNKQDVLINLTILYPAGDAVQVNDIDHALNYRTITKAIIAHVEENRFALLERLTQELLDLVMSNPAVRYAEVEVDKPHALRFAESVSIALAAQR; this is encoded by the coding sequence ATGACGCGACTGGAGCCAGGCATGGCGCGAATCCGGGTCAAGGATCTGCGCGTGCGCACCTACATCGGCATCAAGGAGGACGAAATCCTCAACAAGCAGGATGTGCTGATCAACCTCACAATCCTCTACCCGGCCGGCGATGCGGTGCAGGTCAACGACATCGACCACGCCCTGAACTACCGCACCATCACCAAGGCGATCATCGCCCACGTGGAGGAAAACCGCTTCGCCCTGCTCGAGCGCCTGACCCAGGAACTGCTCGACCTGGTGATGAGCAACCCGGCCGTGCGCTACGCCGAAGTGGAGGTCGACAAGCCCCACGCCCTGCGTTTCGCCGAGTCGGTGTCCATCGCGCTGGCCGCCCAACGCTGA
- a CDS encoding DUF1244 domain-containing protein produces MTEPTHLTEEQRTELEAAAFRTLVQHLRTRKDVQNIDLMNLAGFCRNCLSKWYKAAADDMGLDVSPDQAREEIYGMPYAEWKAKYQKEATPEQQAAFDNAKKH; encoded by the coding sequence ATGACCGAGCCCACCCATCTGACCGAAGAACAACGCACGGAACTCGAGGCCGCCGCCTTCCGCACCCTGGTGCAGCACCTGCGTACCCGCAAGGACGTGCAGAACATCGATCTGATGAATCTTGCCGGCTTCTGCCGCAACTGCCTGTCCAAGTGGTACAAGGCTGCGGCGGACGACATGGGACTGGACGTCAGCCCTGACCAGGCCCGCGAAGAGATCTACGGCATGCCTTACGCCGAATGGAAGGCCAAGTACCAGAAGGAAGCGACGCCCGAACAGCAGGCGGCCTTCGATAACGCGAAAAAGCACTGA
- a CDS encoding HopJ type III effector protein: MTLNDFRARLRSEQHLFTDTLAYIAEHYSYTPSAFSNGSVENPAGQNEGSCKTLGFAILEGLSQEESLLAFGEHYRAVRENPEGTDHANIRALQSTGLAGVNFERQPLSRRG, translated from the coding sequence ATGACCCTCAACGATTTTCGCGCGCGCCTGCGCAGCGAGCAGCACCTGTTCACCGACACCCTCGCGTACATCGCCGAGCACTACAGCTACACCCCCAGCGCCTTCAGCAACGGCAGCGTGGAAAACCCCGCCGGGCAGAACGAAGGTTCCTGCAAGACCCTGGGTTTTGCGATTCTCGAAGGCCTGAGCCAGGAAGAGTCGCTGCTGGCGTTCGGCGAGCACTACCGCGCCGTGCGTGAGAACCCCGAAGGCACCGACCACGCCAACATCCGCGCCCTGCAGAGCACCGGCCTGGCCGGCGTCAACTTCGAGCGCCAGCCGCTGTCGCGTCGCGGCTGA
- the trxB gene encoding thioredoxin-disulfide reductase, whose product MSENRHARVIILGSGPAGYSAAVYAARANLKPLLITGLQAGGQLTTTTEVDNWPGDPHGLTGPALMQRMQEHAERFETEIVFDHIHGVDLAGKPFVLKGDSGTYTADALIIATGASARYLGLPSEESFMGKGVSACATCDGFFYRNREVAVVGGGNTAVEEALYLANIASKVTLVHRRDSFRAEKILQDKLRARVAEGKIELRVNAQVDEVLGDDMGVTGVRLRHNDGGTSELPVDGLFVAIGHTPNTSLFEGQLALKDGYLVVNGGREGNATATNIPGVFAAGDVADHVYRQAITSAGAGCMAALDVERYLDSL is encoded by the coding sequence ATGTCCGAGAATCGCCACGCGCGGGTCATCATCCTGGGTTCCGGTCCGGCCGGATACAGCGCCGCGGTCTACGCCGCTCGCGCCAACCTCAAGCCGCTGCTGATCACCGGCCTGCAGGCCGGCGGCCAGTTGACCACCACCACCGAAGTCGACAACTGGCCCGGCGATCCCCACGGGCTCACCGGACCCGCGCTGATGCAGCGCATGCAGGAACACGCCGAGCGCTTCGAGACGGAGATCGTCTTCGATCACATTCACGGCGTCGACCTGGCGGGCAAGCCCTTCGTGCTCAAGGGCGACAGCGGCACCTACACGGCGGATGCGCTGATCATCGCCACCGGCGCCAGCGCGCGATACCTGGGGCTGCCCTCGGAAGAGTCGTTCATGGGCAAGGGCGTGTCCGCCTGCGCGACCTGCGACGGCTTCTTCTACCGCAACCGCGAGGTGGCGGTGGTCGGGGGCGGCAATACCGCCGTGGAAGAGGCGCTGTACCTGGCCAACATCGCCAGCAAGGTGACCCTGGTGCACCGCCGCGACAGTTTCCGCGCCGAGAAGATCCTGCAGGACAAGCTGCGTGCCCGAGTGGCCGAGGGCAAGATCGAGCTGCGCGTGAATGCGCAGGTCGACGAGGTGCTGGGCGACGACATGGGGGTTACCGGCGTGCGCCTGCGCCACAACGATGGCGGGACGTCGGAGCTACCGGTGGATGGCCTGTTCGTCGCCATCGGCCATACGCCCAACACCTCGCTGTTCGAAGGCCAGTTGGCATTGAAGGACGGCTACCTGGTGGTCAACGGCGGCCGCGAAGGTAACGCCACCGCCACCAACATTCCCGGTGTGTTCGCTGCCGGCGACGTGGCCGACCACGTCTACCGCCAGGCGATCACCTCCGCCGGCGCCGGCTGCATGGCCGCGCTGGACGTCGAGCGTTACCTGGATTCCCTGTAA
- a CDS encoding sensor domain-containing diguanylate cyclase: MNLRARLLLLFLPLFAASLAGVWMLSDMILLDRFDRGDRQRLADEVRIVHKRIGFEKKRFLDIVRSYAQWDSSYAFMQKPDPKFVEENLEVDMLGFLSFDYVLYVDRQGRVVGQQWKLDDLPGRFPGASMPSPETLRRDILKTALALGALDIQGNTRHSIDQLVQIDGVPQLLLSYPISDTAGHAEPAGALIAGVLFDKERMAALENQMGARLHLANDSSPDSSWRPLNIPSNRGTTLLSPRQLLGKNAQQMSLLYLSSQGQPQMRLDVVSPRPLYQQGRQSIRLFLYQALALLATAMLLAYLALEFWIIRRVRTLNREVSNIGPEDHQQRLGNLGNDELGHLAGEMNHMLDRLEQSEARDRAILDAIRDGYFEMDDNGILLTVNAALCRMLGYSTQEVAGRHYSVLLLDEDARRAQELYVQVRDEQRETTFSAPFRCRDGRLLNCETRCSAILDHQGLFRGFRGILRDISQHVAYQNQLIDLAFRDAVTGLGNRKAFDEQLPASITRCERVALLYIDLDRFKQVNDNFGHAAGDALLAAVGERLHNSLRQPDQAFRLGGDEFAVLLENAEPPQAESLGMRLLRVLGSPYELGGQTIDFVTPSIGIAFYPQDASDPESLTRAADSAMYQAKQERNRCQRYSRA; the protein is encoded by the coding sequence ATGAATCTTCGCGCCCGCCTGCTCCTGCTGTTCCTGCCCCTGTTCGCCGCCAGCCTGGCCGGGGTCTGGATGCTGTCCGACATGATCCTGCTCGACCGTTTCGACCGCGGCGACCGCCAGCGCCTGGCCGACGAGGTGCGCATCGTCCACAAGCGCATCGGCTTCGAGAAGAAACGCTTCCTCGACATCGTGCGCAGCTACGCCCAGTGGGACAGCAGCTATGCCTTCATGCAGAAACCCGATCCGAAGTTCGTCGAGGAGAACCTCGAAGTCGACATGCTCGGCTTCCTCAGCTTCGACTACGTGCTGTACGTCGACCGCCAGGGCCGGGTCGTCGGCCAGCAATGGAAGCTCGACGACCTGCCCGGCCGCTTCCCCGGCGCCTCCATGCCCAGCCCGGAAACCCTGCGGCGCGACATCCTGAAAACCGCCCTCGCGCTCGGCGCCCTCGACATCCAGGGCAATACGCGGCACAGCATCGACCAACTGGTGCAGATCGACGGTGTGCCGCAACTGCTGCTGAGCTACCCGATCAGCGATACCGCCGGCCACGCCGAACCCGCCGGCGCGCTGATCGCCGGCGTGCTGTTCGACAAGGAACGGATGGCCGCCCTGGAGAACCAGATGGGCGCGCGCCTGCACCTGGCCAACGACTCCAGCCCCGACAGCAGTTGGCGACCGCTGAACATTCCCAGCAATCGCGGTACCACCCTGCTCAGCCCCCGCCAGTTGCTCGGCAAGAACGCCCAGCAGATGTCGCTGCTGTACCTGAGCTCCCAGGGCCAGCCGCAGATGCGGCTCGACGTGGTCAGCCCGCGCCCGCTCTACCAGCAGGGCCGACAGTCCATCCGCCTGTTCCTCTACCAGGCCCTGGCCCTGCTGGCCACCGCCATGCTGCTGGCCTACCTGGCGCTGGAGTTCTGGATCATCCGTCGCGTGCGTACGCTCAACCGCGAGGTCTCGAACATCGGCCCGGAGGACCACCAGCAACGTCTCGGCAACCTGGGCAACGACGAACTCGGCCATCTCGCCGGCGAGATGAACCACATGCTCGACCGCCTGGAACAGAGCGAGGCGCGGGACCGGGCGATCCTCGACGCGATCCGCGACGGCTACTTCGAGATGGACGACAACGGCATCCTGCTCACCGTCAACGCCGCGCTGTGCCGGATGCTGGGCTATTCGACACAGGAGGTCGCCGGCCGCCACTACAGCGTGCTGCTGCTTGACGAGGACGCCCGCCGCGCCCAGGAACTCTACGTCCAGGTACGCGACGAACAGCGCGAAACCACCTTCTCCGCCCCCTTCCGCTGCCGCGACGGCCGGCTGCTCAACTGCGAGACGCGCTGCTCGGCGATCCTCGACCACCAAGGCCTGTTCCGCGGCTTCCGCGGCATCCTGCGCGACATCAGCCAGCACGTTGCCTACCAGAACCAACTGATCGACCTGGCCTTCCGCGACGCCGTGACCGGCCTGGGCAACCGCAAGGCCTTCGACGAGCAGTTGCCCGCCTCGATCACCCGCTGCGAGCGCGTTGCGCTGCTGTACATCGACCTGGATCGGTTCAAACAGGTCAACGACAACTTCGGCCACGCCGCCGGCGATGCCCTGCTGGCCGCCGTCGGGGAGCGCCTGCACAATAGCCTGCGGCAACCGGACCAGGCTTTCCGCCTGGGTGGCGATGAGTTCGCCGTGCTGCTGGAAAACGCCGAACCGCCGCAGGCCGAAAGCCTGGGCATGCGCCTGCTGCGGGTGCTGGGCAGTCCCTACGAGCTAGGCGGCCAGACCATCGACTTCGTCACGCCGAGCATCGGTATCGCGTTTTATCCACAGGACGCGAGCGATCCCGAAAGCCTCACCCGCGCCGCCGACAGCGCCATGTACCAGGCCAAGCAGGAGCGCAACCGCTGCCAACGCTACAGCCGCGCCTGA
- the cysZ gene encoding sulfate transporter CysZ: MSTLSGPQYLGEGLKLMMRPGLRLFVLLPLSINLILFIGLIGFAINQFSHWVDWLMPSLPEWLSFLQFILWPLFVTLVLLIVFFTFTLIANLIAAPFNGFLAEKVEVVVRGTDDFPAFSWAELMAMVPRTIGRELRKLGYFLPRAIALFILSLIPGLNLIAAPLWLLFGVWMMAVQYIDYPADNHKLGWNEMLAWLRSKRWACMGFGGITYLVLLIPLVNLVAMPAAVAGAVLFWVREGGDQALVK, from the coding sequence ATGTCTACCCTGAGCGGCCCGCAATACCTCGGCGAAGGCCTGAAACTGATGATGCGCCCCGGTCTGCGGCTGTTCGTCCTGCTGCCGCTGAGCATCAACCTCATCCTGTTCATCGGCCTGATCGGTTTTGCCATCAACCAGTTCAGCCACTGGGTCGACTGGCTGATGCCGAGCCTGCCGGAGTGGCTGAGCTTCCTGCAGTTCATCCTCTGGCCGCTGTTCGTCACGCTGGTGCTGCTGATCGTATTCTTCACCTTCACCCTGATCGCCAACCTGATCGCCGCACCCTTCAACGGCTTCCTCGCGGAAAAGGTCGAAGTGGTGGTGCGCGGCACCGACGATTTCCCGGCCTTCAGCTGGGCCGAACTGATGGCGATGGTGCCGCGCACCATCGGCCGCGAACTGCGCAAGCTCGGCTACTTCCTGCCGCGCGCCATCGCGCTGTTCATCCTCAGCCTGATCCCCGGCCTGAACCTGATCGCCGCGCCGCTCTGGCTGCTGTTCGGCGTGTGGATGATGGCCGTGCAGTACATCGACTACCCGGCGGACAACCACAAGCTGGGCTGGAACGAAATGCTCGCCTGGCTGCGCAGCAAGCGCTGGGCCTGTATGGGCTTCGGCGGCATCACTTACCTGGTGCTGCTGATCCCGCTGGTCAACCTGGTCGCCATGCCCGCCGCCGTGGCCGGCGCGGTGCTGTTCTGGGTACGTGAAGGCGGCGACCAGGCGCTGGTGAAGTAA